One part of the Suncus etruscus isolate mSunEtr1 chromosome 2, mSunEtr1.pri.cur, whole genome shotgun sequence genome encodes these proteins:
- the SALL2 gene encoding sal-like protein 2 isoform X2 — translation MAHEAGRTSRLGGPCGEPTELGGDASEDDHPQVCAKCCAQFSDPAEYLAHQNTCTTDPPVMVILGGPENPSNSATSSEPRPEGHGSPQAMEAEHSNLPDAGVSGPTEPTWASERRGEEAAAGHFLVAATGTATGGGGGLILASPKLGATPLPPESTPAPPPPPPPPPPPGVPSGHLNIPLILEELRVLQQRQIHQMQMTEQICRQVLLLGSLGQTVGAPASSSELPGSGAAATTKPLLPLFSPIKPVQSGKTLAAASSSASGAETPKQAFFHLYHPLGSQHPFSTGGAGRSHKPTPAPSPTLSGSTDQLIASPHLAFPGTTGLLAAQCLGAARGLEAAGSPGLLKPKNGSGELGYGEVMGPLEKPGGRHKCRFCAKVFGSDSALQIHLRSHTGERPYKCNVCGNRFTTRGNLKVHFHRHREKYPHVQMNPHPVPEHLDYVITSSGLPYGMSVPPEKAEEEAAVPGGGGERKPLVAATTALSATESLTLLSTAAGPATAPALPAFNKFVLMKAVEPKTKADENTPPGSEGSAISAVGESGTATRMQLSKLVTSLPSWALLTNHFKSTGSFPFPYVLEPLGASPSETSKLQQLVEKIDRQGAVAVASTASGVPTTSTPATSSSASSGPNQCVICLRVLSCPRALRLHYGQHGGERPFKCKVCGRAFSTRGNLRAHFVGHKTSPAARAQNSCPICQKKFTNAVTLQQHVRMHLGGQIPNGGTALPESGGAAQENGSEQSTVSGTGSFPQQPSQQPPEEELSEEEEDDDEDEEDVTDEDSLAGRGSESGGEKAISVRGDSEEASGAEEEVASVAAAPAKKEMDGNEKAALQPALPVPAPTLPDSLDQTQPMEQGGSDVTAGSSEEGAKPERGSSPLVLALEGEGSSPALVEELSVQEGLRKEPGESSGRKGCEVCGQSFTSQVSLEEHQKTHPKEGPLFTCVFCRQGFLERASFKKHMLLAHHQVQPFAPHGPQNIAALSLVPSCSPSIPSPGLSSFPRKDDPTIP, via the exons ATGGCGCACGAAGCCGGGAGAACCTCTCGTCTCGGGGGTCCCTGCGGGGAGCCCACGGAGCTTGGAG GTGATGCTAGCGAGGACGATCACCCCCAAGTCTGTGCCAAGTGCTGCGCACAGTTCTCCGACCCGGCCGAATACCTGGCGCACCAGAACACATGTACCACAGATCCCCCGGTCATGGTGATACTTGGGGGCCCAGAGAACCCCAGCAACTCTGCGACCTCGTCTGAACCCCGGCCCGAGGGTCACGGCAGTCCCCAGGCCATGGAAGCCGAACACAGCAACCTCCCCGATGCTGGGGTCTCGGGGCCCACCGAGCCCACCTGGGCCTCAGAGCGGAGGGGAGAAGAGGCAGCCGCGGGACACTTCCTGGTCGCTGCCACAGGTACAGCCACTGGGGGCGGTGGGGGCCTGATCTTGGCCAGTCCCAAGCTGGGAGCCACCCCTTTGCCTCCAGAGTCCACCCCTGCACCTCCCCCGCCTCCTCCCCCACCACCGCCCCCAGGGGTGCCCAGTGGCCACTTGAACATCCCCTTAATCCTGGAGGAGCTCCGGGTGCTGCAGCAGAGGCAGATTCATCAGATGCAAATGACTGAGCAAATCTGCCGCCAGGTGCTACTGCTGGGTTCCTTGGGCCAGACGGTGGGCGCCCCTGCCAGTTCCTCCGAATTACCAGGTTCTGGGGCCGCTGCCACCACCAAGCCCCTGCTGCCGCTCTTCAGCCCCATCAAGCCGGTCCAAAGCGGCAAGACACTGGCCGCAGCTTCCTCCTCAGCCTCAGGGGCAGAAACACCCAAGCAGGCTTTCTTCCACCTTTACCATCCTCTGGGCTCCCAGCATCCCTTCTCCACTGGTGGGGCCGGACGCAGCCACAAGCCCACCCCTGCGCCCTCCCCGACCCTTTCCGGCAGCACTGACCAGCTGATCGCTTCGCCTCACCTAGCCTTCCCGGGCACCACCGGACTCCTGGCTGCACAGTGCCTCGGGGCAGCTCGAGGCCTGGAAGCTGCTGGCTCCCCAGGGCTACTGAAGCCAAAGAATGGGAGCGGTGAGCTGGGCTATGGGGAAGTGATGGGGCCCTTGGAGAAGCCAGGTGGGCGACACAAATGCCGCTTCTGTGCCAAAGTGTTCGGCAGTGACAGCGCCCTGCAGATTCACCTGAGGTCGCACACCGGCGAGAGGCCCTATAAATGCAACGTTTGTGGCAACCGCTTTACCACCCGCGGCAACCTCAAAGTGCATTTCCATCGGCACCGGGAGAAGTACCCGCACGTGCAGATGAACCCACACCCAGTGCCAGAGCATCTGGACTATGTCATCACCAGCAGCGGTCTGCCCTATGGCATGTCCGTGCCTCCGGAGAAGGCCGAGGAGGAGGCAGCTGTGCCTGGCGGAGGTGGAGAACGAAAGCCCCTGGTGGCTGCCACCACGGCTCTCAGTGCCACCGAGAGCCTGACGCTCCTGTCCACGGCCGCAGGCCCCGCCACGGCGCCTGCGCTCCCTGCGTTCAATAAGTTTGTGCTCATGAAAGCAGTCGAGCCAAAGACCAAAGCAGACGAGAACACCCCTCCCGGGAGTGAGGGCTCTGCCATCTCGGCGGTGGGGGAAAGTGGCACTGCCACTCGCATGCAGCTCAGCAAGCTGGTGACTTCCCTTCCCAGCTGGGCGCTGCTCACCAACCACTTCAAGTCCACCGGCAGTTTCCCCTTCCCCTACGTGCTGGAGCCCTTGGGGGCTTCCCCCTCCGAgacatccaagttgcagcaactGGTCGAAAAGATTGACCGGCAAGGAGCTGTGGCAGTGGCCTCCACTGCTTCTGGAGTCCCCACCACCTCCACCCCTGCCACGTCCTCCTCTGCTTCCTCTGGACCCAACCAGTGTGTCATCTGCCTGCGGGTGCTTAGCTGCCCTCGCGCACTGCGCCTGCATTACGGCCAACATGGAGGTGAGCGGCCCTTCAAATGCAAAGTGTGCGGCCGAGCTTTCTCCACCCGTGGCAATCTGCGTGCCCATTTTGTGGGCCACAAGACCAGTCCAGCAGCCCGGGCCCAGAACTCCTGCCCCATTTGCCAGAAGAAGTTCACCAATGCCGTCACTCTGCAGCAGCATGTGCGAATGCACCTGGGGGGCCAGATCCCCAATGGGGGCACGGCGCTTCCTGAAAGTGGGGGAGCTGCCCAGGAGAATGGCTCTGAGCAGTCCACAGTCTCCGGGACCGGTAGCTTCCCACAGCAGCCTTCACAGCAGCCCCCAGAGGAGGAGCTGtctgaagaggaggaggatgacGATGAGGATGAGGAAGATGTGACCGATGAAGATTCCCTGGCAGGGAGAGGCTCAGAAAGTGGAGGGGAGAAGGCAATTTCTGTTCGAGGTGACTCAGAGGAGGCCTCCGGGGCAGAGGAAGAAGTGGCTTCAGTGGCGGCAGCTCCAGCCAAGAAGGAGATGGATGGGAATGAGAAAGCAGCTCTGCAGCCTGCCCTTCCTGTGCCAGCACCGACACTGCCTGACAGCCTGGATCAAACCCAACCAATGGAGCAGGGAGGCAGTGATGTCACAGCAGGAAGCTCGGAAGAGGGGGCCAAACCCGAAAGGGGCTCAAGCCCACTAGTGCTTGCCCTGGAAGGGGAAGGCAGCAGTCCGGCCTTGGTGGAGGAGCTGAGTGTGCAGGAAGGCTTGAGGAAGGAGCCTGGTGAGAGCAGTGGCAGGAAGGGCTGTGAGGTGTGTGGCCAGTCCTTCACCTCCCAAGTGAGCTTGGAGGAGCATCAGAAGACCCACCCTAAGGAGGGACCACTCTTCACTTGTGTCTTCTGCAGGCAGGGCTTCCTTGAGCGGGCTTCCTTCAAAAAGCATATGCTGCTGGCTCACCACCAGGTACAGCCCTTTGCTCCTCATGGTCCTCAGAATATTGCTGCTCTGTCCCTGGTCCCCAGCTGCTCACCTTCCATCCCTTCTCCAGGGCTCTCTTCCTTCCCCCGCAAAGATGACCCCACAATTCCATGA
- the SALL2 gene encoding sal-like protein 2 isoform X1 has protein sequence MSRRKQRKPQQLLSGCDGPGASENGDASEDDHPQVCAKCCAQFSDPAEYLAHQNTCTTDPPVMVILGGPENPSNSATSSEPRPEGHGSPQAMEAEHSNLPDAGVSGPTEPTWASERRGEEAAAGHFLVAATGTATGGGGGLILASPKLGATPLPPESTPAPPPPPPPPPPPGVPSGHLNIPLILEELRVLQQRQIHQMQMTEQICRQVLLLGSLGQTVGAPASSSELPGSGAAATTKPLLPLFSPIKPVQSGKTLAAASSSASGAETPKQAFFHLYHPLGSQHPFSTGGAGRSHKPTPAPSPTLSGSTDQLIASPHLAFPGTTGLLAAQCLGAARGLEAAGSPGLLKPKNGSGELGYGEVMGPLEKPGGRHKCRFCAKVFGSDSALQIHLRSHTGERPYKCNVCGNRFTTRGNLKVHFHRHREKYPHVQMNPHPVPEHLDYVITSSGLPYGMSVPPEKAEEEAAVPGGGGERKPLVAATTALSATESLTLLSTAAGPATAPALPAFNKFVLMKAVEPKTKADENTPPGSEGSAISAVGESGTATRMQLSKLVTSLPSWALLTNHFKSTGSFPFPYVLEPLGASPSETSKLQQLVEKIDRQGAVAVASTASGVPTTSTPATSSSASSGPNQCVICLRVLSCPRALRLHYGQHGGERPFKCKVCGRAFSTRGNLRAHFVGHKTSPAARAQNSCPICQKKFTNAVTLQQHVRMHLGGQIPNGGTALPESGGAAQENGSEQSTVSGTGSFPQQPSQQPPEEELSEEEEDDDEDEEDVTDEDSLAGRGSESGGEKAISVRGDSEEASGAEEEVASVAAAPAKKEMDGNEKAALQPALPVPAPTLPDSLDQTQPMEQGGSDVTAGSSEEGAKPERGSSPLVLALEGEGSSPALVEELSVQEGLRKEPGESSGRKGCEVCGQSFTSQVSLEEHQKTHPKEGPLFTCVFCRQGFLERASFKKHMLLAHHQVQPFAPHGPQNIAALSLVPSCSPSIPSPGLSSFPRKDDPTIP, from the coding sequence GTGATGCTAGCGAGGACGATCACCCCCAAGTCTGTGCCAAGTGCTGCGCACAGTTCTCCGACCCGGCCGAATACCTGGCGCACCAGAACACATGTACCACAGATCCCCCGGTCATGGTGATACTTGGGGGCCCAGAGAACCCCAGCAACTCTGCGACCTCGTCTGAACCCCGGCCCGAGGGTCACGGCAGTCCCCAGGCCATGGAAGCCGAACACAGCAACCTCCCCGATGCTGGGGTCTCGGGGCCCACCGAGCCCACCTGGGCCTCAGAGCGGAGGGGAGAAGAGGCAGCCGCGGGACACTTCCTGGTCGCTGCCACAGGTACAGCCACTGGGGGCGGTGGGGGCCTGATCTTGGCCAGTCCCAAGCTGGGAGCCACCCCTTTGCCTCCAGAGTCCACCCCTGCACCTCCCCCGCCTCCTCCCCCACCACCGCCCCCAGGGGTGCCCAGTGGCCACTTGAACATCCCCTTAATCCTGGAGGAGCTCCGGGTGCTGCAGCAGAGGCAGATTCATCAGATGCAAATGACTGAGCAAATCTGCCGCCAGGTGCTACTGCTGGGTTCCTTGGGCCAGACGGTGGGCGCCCCTGCCAGTTCCTCCGAATTACCAGGTTCTGGGGCCGCTGCCACCACCAAGCCCCTGCTGCCGCTCTTCAGCCCCATCAAGCCGGTCCAAAGCGGCAAGACACTGGCCGCAGCTTCCTCCTCAGCCTCAGGGGCAGAAACACCCAAGCAGGCTTTCTTCCACCTTTACCATCCTCTGGGCTCCCAGCATCCCTTCTCCACTGGTGGGGCCGGACGCAGCCACAAGCCCACCCCTGCGCCCTCCCCGACCCTTTCCGGCAGCACTGACCAGCTGATCGCTTCGCCTCACCTAGCCTTCCCGGGCACCACCGGACTCCTGGCTGCACAGTGCCTCGGGGCAGCTCGAGGCCTGGAAGCTGCTGGCTCCCCAGGGCTACTGAAGCCAAAGAATGGGAGCGGTGAGCTGGGCTATGGGGAAGTGATGGGGCCCTTGGAGAAGCCAGGTGGGCGACACAAATGCCGCTTCTGTGCCAAAGTGTTCGGCAGTGACAGCGCCCTGCAGATTCACCTGAGGTCGCACACCGGCGAGAGGCCCTATAAATGCAACGTTTGTGGCAACCGCTTTACCACCCGCGGCAACCTCAAAGTGCATTTCCATCGGCACCGGGAGAAGTACCCGCACGTGCAGATGAACCCACACCCAGTGCCAGAGCATCTGGACTATGTCATCACCAGCAGCGGTCTGCCCTATGGCATGTCCGTGCCTCCGGAGAAGGCCGAGGAGGAGGCAGCTGTGCCTGGCGGAGGTGGAGAACGAAAGCCCCTGGTGGCTGCCACCACGGCTCTCAGTGCCACCGAGAGCCTGACGCTCCTGTCCACGGCCGCAGGCCCCGCCACGGCGCCTGCGCTCCCTGCGTTCAATAAGTTTGTGCTCATGAAAGCAGTCGAGCCAAAGACCAAAGCAGACGAGAACACCCCTCCCGGGAGTGAGGGCTCTGCCATCTCGGCGGTGGGGGAAAGTGGCACTGCCACTCGCATGCAGCTCAGCAAGCTGGTGACTTCCCTTCCCAGCTGGGCGCTGCTCACCAACCACTTCAAGTCCACCGGCAGTTTCCCCTTCCCCTACGTGCTGGAGCCCTTGGGGGCTTCCCCCTCCGAgacatccaagttgcagcaactGGTCGAAAAGATTGACCGGCAAGGAGCTGTGGCAGTGGCCTCCACTGCTTCTGGAGTCCCCACCACCTCCACCCCTGCCACGTCCTCCTCTGCTTCCTCTGGACCCAACCAGTGTGTCATCTGCCTGCGGGTGCTTAGCTGCCCTCGCGCACTGCGCCTGCATTACGGCCAACATGGAGGTGAGCGGCCCTTCAAATGCAAAGTGTGCGGCCGAGCTTTCTCCACCCGTGGCAATCTGCGTGCCCATTTTGTGGGCCACAAGACCAGTCCAGCAGCCCGGGCCCAGAACTCCTGCCCCATTTGCCAGAAGAAGTTCACCAATGCCGTCACTCTGCAGCAGCATGTGCGAATGCACCTGGGGGGCCAGATCCCCAATGGGGGCACGGCGCTTCCTGAAAGTGGGGGAGCTGCCCAGGAGAATGGCTCTGAGCAGTCCACAGTCTCCGGGACCGGTAGCTTCCCACAGCAGCCTTCACAGCAGCCCCCAGAGGAGGAGCTGtctgaagaggaggaggatgacGATGAGGATGAGGAAGATGTGACCGATGAAGATTCCCTGGCAGGGAGAGGCTCAGAAAGTGGAGGGGAGAAGGCAATTTCTGTTCGAGGTGACTCAGAGGAGGCCTCCGGGGCAGAGGAAGAAGTGGCTTCAGTGGCGGCAGCTCCAGCCAAGAAGGAGATGGATGGGAATGAGAAAGCAGCTCTGCAGCCTGCCCTTCCTGTGCCAGCACCGACACTGCCTGACAGCCTGGATCAAACCCAACCAATGGAGCAGGGAGGCAGTGATGTCACAGCAGGAAGCTCGGAAGAGGGGGCCAAACCCGAAAGGGGCTCAAGCCCACTAGTGCTTGCCCTGGAAGGGGAAGGCAGCAGTCCGGCCTTGGTGGAGGAGCTGAGTGTGCAGGAAGGCTTGAGGAAGGAGCCTGGTGAGAGCAGTGGCAGGAAGGGCTGTGAGGTGTGTGGCCAGTCCTTCACCTCCCAAGTGAGCTTGGAGGAGCATCAGAAGACCCACCCTAAGGAGGGACCACTCTTCACTTGTGTCTTCTGCAGGCAGGGCTTCCTTGAGCGGGCTTCCTTCAAAAAGCATATGCTGCTGGCTCACCACCAGGTACAGCCCTTTGCTCCTCATGGTCCTCAGAATATTGCTGCTCTGTCCCTGGTCCCCAGCTGCTCACCTTCCATCCCTTCTCCAGGGCTCTCTTCCTTCCCCCGCAAAGATGACCCCACAATTCCATGA
- the SALL2 gene encoding sal-like protein 2 isoform X3 translates to MEVAVLDPHHPGRMFAGACDASEDDHPQVCAKCCAQFSDPAEYLAHQNTCTTDPPVMVILGGPENPSNSATSSEPRPEGHGSPQAMEAEHSNLPDAGVSGPTEPTWASERRGEEAAAGHFLVAATGTATGGGGGLILASPKLGATPLPPESTPAPPPPPPPPPPPGVPSGHLNIPLILEELRVLQQRQIHQMQMTEQICRQVLLLGSLGQTVGAPASSSELPGSGAAATTKPLLPLFSPIKPVQSGKTLAAASSSASGAETPKQAFFHLYHPLGSQHPFSTGGAGRSHKPTPAPSPTLSGSTDQLIASPHLAFPGTTGLLAAQCLGAARGLEAAGSPGLLKPKNGSGELGYGEVMGPLEKPGGRHKCRFCAKVFGSDSALQIHLRSHTGERPYKCNVCGNRFTTRGNLKVHFHRHREKYPHVQMNPHPVPEHLDYVITSSGLPYGMSVPPEKAEEEAAVPGGGGERKPLVAATTALSATESLTLLSTAAGPATAPALPAFNKFVLMKAVEPKTKADENTPPGSEGSAISAVGESGTATRMQLSKLVTSLPSWALLTNHFKSTGSFPFPYVLEPLGASPSETSKLQQLVEKIDRQGAVAVASTASGVPTTSTPATSSSASSGPNQCVICLRVLSCPRALRLHYGQHGGERPFKCKVCGRAFSTRGNLRAHFVGHKTSPAARAQNSCPICQKKFTNAVTLQQHVRMHLGGQIPNGGTALPESGGAAQENGSEQSTVSGTGSFPQQPSQQPPEEELSEEEEDDDEDEEDVTDEDSLAGRGSESGGEKAISVRGDSEEASGAEEEVASVAAAPAKKEMDGNEKAALQPALPVPAPTLPDSLDQTQPMEQGGSDVTAGSSEEGAKPERGSSPLVLALEGEGSSPALVEELSVQEGLRKEPGESSGRKGCEVCGQSFTSQVSLEEHQKTHPKEGPLFTCVFCRQGFLERASFKKHMLLAHHQVQPFAPHGPQNIAALSLVPSCSPSIPSPGLSSFPRKDDPTIP, encoded by the coding sequence GTGATGCTAGCGAGGACGATCACCCCCAAGTCTGTGCCAAGTGCTGCGCACAGTTCTCCGACCCGGCCGAATACCTGGCGCACCAGAACACATGTACCACAGATCCCCCGGTCATGGTGATACTTGGGGGCCCAGAGAACCCCAGCAACTCTGCGACCTCGTCTGAACCCCGGCCCGAGGGTCACGGCAGTCCCCAGGCCATGGAAGCCGAACACAGCAACCTCCCCGATGCTGGGGTCTCGGGGCCCACCGAGCCCACCTGGGCCTCAGAGCGGAGGGGAGAAGAGGCAGCCGCGGGACACTTCCTGGTCGCTGCCACAGGTACAGCCACTGGGGGCGGTGGGGGCCTGATCTTGGCCAGTCCCAAGCTGGGAGCCACCCCTTTGCCTCCAGAGTCCACCCCTGCACCTCCCCCGCCTCCTCCCCCACCACCGCCCCCAGGGGTGCCCAGTGGCCACTTGAACATCCCCTTAATCCTGGAGGAGCTCCGGGTGCTGCAGCAGAGGCAGATTCATCAGATGCAAATGACTGAGCAAATCTGCCGCCAGGTGCTACTGCTGGGTTCCTTGGGCCAGACGGTGGGCGCCCCTGCCAGTTCCTCCGAATTACCAGGTTCTGGGGCCGCTGCCACCACCAAGCCCCTGCTGCCGCTCTTCAGCCCCATCAAGCCGGTCCAAAGCGGCAAGACACTGGCCGCAGCTTCCTCCTCAGCCTCAGGGGCAGAAACACCCAAGCAGGCTTTCTTCCACCTTTACCATCCTCTGGGCTCCCAGCATCCCTTCTCCACTGGTGGGGCCGGACGCAGCCACAAGCCCACCCCTGCGCCCTCCCCGACCCTTTCCGGCAGCACTGACCAGCTGATCGCTTCGCCTCACCTAGCCTTCCCGGGCACCACCGGACTCCTGGCTGCACAGTGCCTCGGGGCAGCTCGAGGCCTGGAAGCTGCTGGCTCCCCAGGGCTACTGAAGCCAAAGAATGGGAGCGGTGAGCTGGGCTATGGGGAAGTGATGGGGCCCTTGGAGAAGCCAGGTGGGCGACACAAATGCCGCTTCTGTGCCAAAGTGTTCGGCAGTGACAGCGCCCTGCAGATTCACCTGAGGTCGCACACCGGCGAGAGGCCCTATAAATGCAACGTTTGTGGCAACCGCTTTACCACCCGCGGCAACCTCAAAGTGCATTTCCATCGGCACCGGGAGAAGTACCCGCACGTGCAGATGAACCCACACCCAGTGCCAGAGCATCTGGACTATGTCATCACCAGCAGCGGTCTGCCCTATGGCATGTCCGTGCCTCCGGAGAAGGCCGAGGAGGAGGCAGCTGTGCCTGGCGGAGGTGGAGAACGAAAGCCCCTGGTGGCTGCCACCACGGCTCTCAGTGCCACCGAGAGCCTGACGCTCCTGTCCACGGCCGCAGGCCCCGCCACGGCGCCTGCGCTCCCTGCGTTCAATAAGTTTGTGCTCATGAAAGCAGTCGAGCCAAAGACCAAAGCAGACGAGAACACCCCTCCCGGGAGTGAGGGCTCTGCCATCTCGGCGGTGGGGGAAAGTGGCACTGCCACTCGCATGCAGCTCAGCAAGCTGGTGACTTCCCTTCCCAGCTGGGCGCTGCTCACCAACCACTTCAAGTCCACCGGCAGTTTCCCCTTCCCCTACGTGCTGGAGCCCTTGGGGGCTTCCCCCTCCGAgacatccaagttgcagcaactGGTCGAAAAGATTGACCGGCAAGGAGCTGTGGCAGTGGCCTCCACTGCTTCTGGAGTCCCCACCACCTCCACCCCTGCCACGTCCTCCTCTGCTTCCTCTGGACCCAACCAGTGTGTCATCTGCCTGCGGGTGCTTAGCTGCCCTCGCGCACTGCGCCTGCATTACGGCCAACATGGAGGTGAGCGGCCCTTCAAATGCAAAGTGTGCGGCCGAGCTTTCTCCACCCGTGGCAATCTGCGTGCCCATTTTGTGGGCCACAAGACCAGTCCAGCAGCCCGGGCCCAGAACTCCTGCCCCATTTGCCAGAAGAAGTTCACCAATGCCGTCACTCTGCAGCAGCATGTGCGAATGCACCTGGGGGGCCAGATCCCCAATGGGGGCACGGCGCTTCCTGAAAGTGGGGGAGCTGCCCAGGAGAATGGCTCTGAGCAGTCCACAGTCTCCGGGACCGGTAGCTTCCCACAGCAGCCTTCACAGCAGCCCCCAGAGGAGGAGCTGtctgaagaggaggaggatgacGATGAGGATGAGGAAGATGTGACCGATGAAGATTCCCTGGCAGGGAGAGGCTCAGAAAGTGGAGGGGAGAAGGCAATTTCTGTTCGAGGTGACTCAGAGGAGGCCTCCGGGGCAGAGGAAGAAGTGGCTTCAGTGGCGGCAGCTCCAGCCAAGAAGGAGATGGATGGGAATGAGAAAGCAGCTCTGCAGCCTGCCCTTCCTGTGCCAGCACCGACACTGCCTGACAGCCTGGATCAAACCCAACCAATGGAGCAGGGAGGCAGTGATGTCACAGCAGGAAGCTCGGAAGAGGGGGCCAAACCCGAAAGGGGCTCAAGCCCACTAGTGCTTGCCCTGGAAGGGGAAGGCAGCAGTCCGGCCTTGGTGGAGGAGCTGAGTGTGCAGGAAGGCTTGAGGAAGGAGCCTGGTGAGAGCAGTGGCAGGAAGGGCTGTGAGGTGTGTGGCCAGTCCTTCACCTCCCAAGTGAGCTTGGAGGAGCATCAGAAGACCCACCCTAAGGAGGGACCACTCTTCACTTGTGTCTTCTGCAGGCAGGGCTTCCTTGAGCGGGCTTCCTTCAAAAAGCATATGCTGCTGGCTCACCACCAGGTACAGCCCTTTGCTCCTCATGGTCCTCAGAATATTGCTGCTCTGTCCCTGGTCCCCAGCTGCTCACCTTCCATCCCTTCTCCAGGGCTCTCTTCCTTCCCCCGCAAAGATGACCCCACAATTCCATGA
- the METTL3 gene encoding N6-adenosine-methyltransferase catalytic subunit, with the protein MSDTWSSIQAHKKQLDSLRERLQRRRKQDSGHLDLRNPEAALSPTFRSDSPVSTAPTSGGPKPSTASTIPELATDPELEKKLLHHLSDLALTLPTDAVSIRLAISTPDAPATQDGVESLLQKFAAQELIEVKRGLLQDDAHPTLVTYADHSKLSAMMVAVAEKKDSGDATGTIIGQKRRAEQDTSAVVTYASSLASGLASSTSEPVKEPVKKSRRHAASDVDLEIESLLNQQSTKEQQSKKVSQEILELLNTTTAKEQSIVEKFRSRGRAQVQEFCDYGTKEECMKASDADRPCRKLHFRRIINKHTDESLGDCSFLNTCFHMDTCKYVHYEIDACVDSEAPGSKDHTPSQELALTQSVGGDSSADRLFPPQWICCDIRYLDVSILGKFAVVMADPPWDIHMELPYGTLTDDEMRRLNIPVLQDDGFLFLWVTGRAMELGRECLNLWGYERVDEIIWVKTNQLQRIIRTGRTGHWLNHGKEHCLVGVKGNPQGFNQGLDCDVIVAEVRSTSHKPDEIYGMIERLSPGTRKIELFGRPHNVQPNWITLGNQLDGIHLLDPDVVARFKQRYPDGVISKPKNL; encoded by the exons ATGTCGGACACGTGGAGTTCGATCCAGGCTCACAAGAAGCAGCTGGACTCGCTGCGGGAGCGATTGCAGCGGAGGAGGAAGCAGGACTCGGGGCACTTGG ATCTACGGAATCCAGAGGCTGCATTGTCACCAACTTTTCGTAGTGATAGCCCAGTGTCTACTGCACCCACTTCTGGCGGTCCTAAACCCAGTACAGCTTCCACCATTCCTGAACTTGCGACAGACCCTGAGTTAGAGAAGAAGTTGCTTCATCATCTCTCTGATTTGGCTCTAACATTACCCACTGATGCGGTGTCCATACGGCTTGCCATCTCCACG cCAGATGCTCCTGCCACACAGGATGGAGTAGAAAGCCTCCTGCAGAAATTTGCAGCTCAGGAGTTGATTGAGGTGAAGCGAGGTCTTCTACAGGACGATGCTCATCCAACTCTTGTGACCTATGCTGATCATTCCAAGCTCTCTGCCATGATGGTTGCAGTGGCAGAAAAGAAGGATTCTGGGGATGCAACTGGGACTATTATAGGGCAGAAGCGGCGGGCAGAACAGGATACTTCTGCAGTAGTGACCTATGCTAGTTCTTTGGCATCTGGTCTGGCATCTTCAACATCAGAGCCAGTCAAAGAGCCAGTCAAGAAATCAAGAAGACATGCTGCGTCGGATGTTGACTTGGAAATAGAGAGCCTTCTGAATCAGCAGTCCACAAAGGAGCAGCAAAGTAAGAAG GTCAGTCAGGAGATCTTAGAGCTATTAAATACAACAACTGCTAAGGAACAATCTATTGTTGAAAAGTTTCGCTCACGAGGTCGGGCCCAAGTACAAGAGTTTTGTGACTATGGAACCAAGGAGGAGTGCATGAAAGCCAGTGATGCAGACCGGCCCTGTCGAAAGCTCCACTTCAG ACGAATCATCAATAAACATACTGATGAGTCATTAGGTGACTGCTCTTTCCTTAATACATGTTTCCACATGGATACTTGCAAATATGTTCATTATGAAATTGATGCTTGCGTGGATTCTGAGGCCCCTGGAAGCAAGGACCATACACCGAGTCAAGAACTTGCTCTTACACAGAGTGTTGGAGGTGACTCCAGTGCAGATCGACTCTTCCCCCCTCAG TGGATCTGTTGTGATATCCGCTACCTGGACGTCAGTATCTTGGGCAAGTTTGCAGTTGTGATGGCTGACCCACCCTGGGATATTCACATGGAGCTGCCCTATGGGACCCTGACAGATGATGAGATGCGCAGGCTCAACATACCAGTACTGCAGGATGATGGCTTTCTCTTCCTCTGGGTCACAGGCAG GGCCATGGAACTGGGCAGAGAATGTCTGAACCTTTGGGG TTATGAACGCGTAGATGAAATTATCTGGGTGAAGACTAATCAACTGCAGCGCATCATTCGGACAGGCCGTACAGGTCACTGGTTGAACCATGGGAAGGAACACTGCTTG GTTGGTGTCAAAGGAAATCCACAAGGCTTCAATCAAGGTCTGGACTGTGATGTGATTGTAGCTGAG GTTCGTTCCACCAGTCACAAGCCAGATGAAATCTATGGCATGATTGAGAGACTATCCCCTGGCACTCGCAAGATTGAGTTATTTGGACGACCACACAATGTGCAACCCAACTG GATCACCCTTGGAAACCAGTTAGATGGCATCCATCTGCTAGATCCAGATGTAGTTGCTCGGTTCAAGCAAAGGTATCCAGATGGTGTCATCTCTAAACCCAAAAATTTATAG